From the Spiribacter sp. 2438 genome, one window contains:
- a CDS encoding acyloxyacyl hydrolase, whose product MKNKNTARGRRLAGICLAVLGFASLSHGVSKGAEPSLEPPLVREAGLRGGNGHGFDSFELYYRQSSPWLDRHVVDPWLPQAVRARWDLTVGRWRGSDGDSAFVAFGPALEAFPVGDLRLSLGLQPTLLSDYEAGDRDLGGPFQFTSHASLAWAPQRALVLGIRVQHTSNARLYSSNPGADIVSIEVGYGF is encoded by the coding sequence ATGAAAAATAAAAATACCGCTCGGGGGCGGCGGCTCGCAGGCATCTGTTTGGCGGTGCTGGGTTTTGCCAGTCTGTCCCACGGCGTATCCAAGGGCGCCGAGCCTTCGCTGGAGCCGCCCCTGGTCCGGGAGGCGGGCCTGCGTGGCGGCAACGGTCACGGCTTCGACAGCTTTGAGCTTTATTATCGGCAGTCATCGCCATGGCTTGATCGGCACGTGGTGGACCCCTGGTTGCCCCAGGCCGTCCGTGCCCGCTGGGACCTGACCGTGGGCCGCTGGCGGGGGAGTGATGGTGACAGTGCCTTCGTGGCCTTCGGCCCGGCCCTTGAAGCGTTTCCGGTGGGCGACCTGCGGCTGAGTCTGGGGCTCCAACCCACACTGCTGTCCGATTATGAGGCCGGGGACCGGGATCTGGGCGGGCCTTTCCAGTTCACCAGCCACGCCAGCCTGGCCTGGGCGCCGCAGCGGGCCCTGGTGCTGGGCATACGTGTACAACACACTTCCAATGCCCGGCTTTACAGCAGCAACCCGGGAGCGGACATCGTCTCCATTGAGGTCGGCTACGGGTTCTGA
- the edd gene encoding phosphogluconate dehydratase — MVQINSVVERVTEAIRSRSDGLRSDYLQRLDWAVADGPMRTALSCTNLAHAFAASPDSDKARLKGLQKPNVGIVSAYNDMLSAHQPLERLPALLKQAVREAGGTAQFAGGVPAMCDGVTQGQPGMELSLFSRDVIAMATGVALSHNTFDAGLCLGVCDKIVPGLLIGALHFGHLPFIFVPAGPMTTGIPNDEKARIRGLYAEGKVGREALLESEAQSYHGPGTCTFYGTANSNQMLMEVMGLHLPGAAFVNPNTPLRDALTIAAGHRVMEILADREAFAPVGRVIDERAIVNGIVGLLATGGSTNHTIHLIAIARAAGLRLTWDDFDALSSVVPLLTRIYPNGSADVNHFHAAGGMGFLVRELLDAGLLHDEVLTVAGRGLRAYSEEPALADGGVRWQPAPATAGDDSVIRPVDAPFASDGGLRVLDGNLGRAVIKVSAVKPEHRVVEAPARVFSDQQAVLAAFRAGELEGDFVCVVRGQGPRANGMPELHKLTPELGVLQGRGQQVALVTDGRMSGASGKVPAAIHVTPEWVAGGPIGRIREGDVIRLDAERGELQAQVPEEEWSRRESIGGVSEPQHGMGREMFANFRAVASGAETGAITFMPGVATAATAGEAISSHGGAKP; from the coding sequence ATGGTCCAGATTAATTCGGTAGTGGAGCGGGTGACGGAGGCCATTCGGTCACGCAGTGATGGTCTGCGCAGTGACTACCTGCAGCGGCTCGATTGGGCCGTGGCGGACGGGCCCATGCGGACTGCCCTGTCCTGTACCAATCTGGCCCACGCCTTTGCGGCTTCGCCGGACAGTGACAAAGCGCGCCTCAAGGGTCTGCAGAAACCCAATGTGGGCATCGTGTCCGCCTACAACGACATGCTCTCGGCGCACCAGCCCCTGGAGCGTTTACCGGCGCTTCTCAAGCAGGCGGTCCGTGAAGCCGGCGGCACCGCTCAGTTTGCCGGCGGCGTGCCCGCCATGTGCGATGGGGTTACCCAGGGGCAGCCGGGGATGGAGCTGTCGCTGTTCAGTCGTGATGTCATTGCCATGGCCACCGGGGTGGCGCTTTCCCACAACACCTTTGATGCCGGGCTCTGTCTGGGGGTTTGCGACAAGATCGTCCCCGGGCTGTTAATCGGCGCGCTGCACTTCGGTCATCTGCCGTTCATTTTCGTGCCCGCTGGGCCCATGACCACCGGCATCCCCAATGATGAGAAAGCGCGCATTCGCGGCCTTTACGCCGAGGGCAAAGTGGGCCGGGAGGCGCTGCTCGAGTCCGAAGCCCAGTCCTATCATGGCCCTGGGACCTGCACTTTCTATGGCACGGCGAACAGCAACCAGATGCTCATGGAGGTGATGGGCCTGCACCTGCCCGGTGCGGCGTTCGTGAACCCCAACACCCCGTTGAGGGACGCGCTGACCATCGCCGCGGGTCACCGGGTCATGGAGATCCTGGCGGACCGCGAGGCCTTCGCGCCGGTGGGCCGAGTGATCGATGAGCGGGCCATCGTTAACGGCATTGTCGGATTGTTGGCCACCGGCGGGTCCACCAATCACACCATTCATCTGATCGCCATCGCCCGCGCCGCCGGGCTTCGACTCACCTGGGATGACTTCGATGCCCTGTCGTCGGTGGTACCGCTGCTCACCCGCATTTATCCCAATGGCTCGGCGGACGTGAACCACTTTCATGCCGCCGGCGGCATGGGGTTCCTGGTTCGCGAGCTGCTGGATGCCGGGCTGCTGCATGACGAGGTCTTGACCGTGGCCGGCCGCGGCCTGAGGGCATACAGCGAAGAGCCCGCGCTGGCCGATGGCGGCGTGCGCTGGCAGCCCGCTCCCGCCACGGCGGGGGACGACAGTGTGATTCGCCCGGTGGACGCCCCGTTTGCCAGCGACGGCGGGCTGCGGGTGCTGGATGGCAATCTCGGCCGTGCCGTGATCAAGGTCTCGGCGGTCAAGCCCGAGCATCGGGTGGTGGAGGCGCCGGCGCGGGTGTTCAGCGATCAGCAGGCGGTGCTGGCCGCCTTCCGGGCCGGTGAGCTGGAAGGCGACTTTGTCTGCGTGGTCCGTGGTCAGGGTCCTCGGGCCAATGGCATGCCCGAGTTGCACAAGCTCACCCCGGAGCTGGGCGTTCTGCAGGGGCGGGGCCAGCAGGTGGCGCTGGTGACCGACGGCCGGATGTCCGGGGCGTCTGGCAAAGTCCCGGCGGCGATTCATGTCACGCCGGAGTGGGTGGCAGGCGGGCCCATCGGCCGCATTCGCGAGGGCGATGTCATTCGCCTGGATGCCGAGCGCGGCGAGTTGCAGGCGCAGGTCCCCGAGGAGGAATGGTCGCGTCGGGAATCCATCGGGGGTGTCTCCGAGCCCCAGCACGGCATGGGCCGGGAGATGTTCGCCAACTTCCGGGCGGTTGCCAGCGGCGCCGAGACCGGAGCGATCACCTTCATGCCCGGCGTGGCCACCGCGGCAACCGCGGGTGAGGCGATTTCCAGCCACGGGGGCGCGAAGCCATGA
- a CDS encoding MurR/RpiR family transcriptional regulator — MTPMPVTESSTALLTRIEQIRPSLPPSEQKVADRILAQPHTVIDQSVARLSAQSGVSEPTVVRFCQRLGHKGIQAFKLALARSLATDHRPTGPLGDTGDEPLEALAAKVMDRQIAALIQTRNHLDHNTLEHAIDWLAQASRIELYGHGASGAVAEDARHKFFRLGMPVAAYTDPHNHAISATVIPPDAVIIAISHTGRSQDLLSSVATATRRGVPVIAITAPGTPLAAQARLCLHADVNEDIDIYAPMLSRLAHLALLDVLAVGVALRGGAATRRQLAQIKASLDSHRQTGNPSD, encoded by the coding sequence ATGACCCCAATGCCCGTCACGGAATCCAGCACGGCACTGCTCACCCGTATCGAACAGATCCGGCCCTCGCTGCCCCCCTCGGAGCAGAAGGTGGCGGACCGGATTCTGGCCCAACCACACACCGTCATTGATCAGTCCGTGGCGCGCCTCTCGGCCCAGTCCGGTGTCAGTGAGCCCACGGTGGTGCGTTTCTGTCAGCGGCTCGGGCACAAGGGCATTCAGGCATTCAAACTGGCGCTGGCGCGAAGTCTCGCCACTGATCATCGCCCAACAGGGCCACTGGGTGACACCGGCGACGAGCCGCTGGAAGCGCTGGCGGCCAAGGTGATGGACCGACAGATCGCCGCGCTGATCCAGACCCGTAATCACCTGGATCACAACACGCTGGAGCACGCCATCGACTGGCTGGCCCAGGCCAGTCGAATCGAGCTCTACGGCCACGGTGCCTCCGGCGCCGTGGCAGAGGACGCCCGCCACAAGTTCTTCCGACTGGGCATGCCCGTGGCGGCCTACACCGACCCGCACAACCATGCGATCTCGGCAACCGTGATACCGCCGGATGCCGTGATTATCGCGATCTCGCACACCGGGCGCAGTCAGGATCTGTTAAGCAGTGTGGCCACCGCCACCCGCCGCGGCGTGCCGGTGATCGCCATTACGGCGCCGGGGACGCCGCTGGCTGCCCAGGCGCGGTTGTGTCTGCACGCCGACGTCAATGAAGACATCGATATCTACGCCCCCATGCTCTCCCGGCTCGCCCATCTGGCGCTCCTGGATGTCCTGGCCGTGGGCGTGGCCCTGCGGGGCGGGGCCGCCACCCGCCGCCAGCTGGCGCAAATCAAGGCCTCACTGGACAGCCACCGTCAGACTGGCAACCCCAGCGACTGA
- a CDS encoding type 1 glutamine amidotransferase, with product MNSMVKPKRRVGILLCDDLHEELQTRWSSYLALFEELIDDEPADLTAVGYRVHADEWPAGPEAADAWLITGSRASVHEDPGWIAPLQALVRQIEAAAQPLVGVCFGHQLIHAALGGRTGRSGHGWHLGSYPVSCEVPFADRNSGEPLRLMSVHQDQVLEPAPGFQRLASGAEVPWYAGYRDRVFTIQGHPEFDREFFQALMQRVREKAGDDAVEEALAGLPAQDDTPAVRRFMRDWLRGHHAPGLPV from the coding sequence ATGAACAGCATGGTTAAGCCCAAGCGTCGGGTCGGTATTCTTCTCTGCGATGACCTTCACGAAGAACTGCAGACCCGCTGGTCGAGTTACCTGGCCCTGTTTGAAGAGCTGATTGACGATGAACCCGCCGATCTAACGGCGGTGGGCTATCGCGTGCATGCCGATGAGTGGCCGGCGGGTCCGGAGGCGGCTGATGCCTGGCTGATTACCGGGAGCCGCGCCAGCGTCCACGAAGATCCCGGCTGGATTGCCCCCCTGCAGGCATTGGTCCGGCAGATCGAGGCGGCCGCCCAGCCCCTGGTTGGCGTGTGTTTCGGCCATCAGTTGATTCATGCGGCGCTCGGCGGGCGCACCGGACGATCCGGGCATGGCTGGCATCTGGGGAGCTATCCCGTGTCGTGTGAGGTGCCGTTCGCGGATCGGAATTCCGGCGAGCCGCTGCGCTTGATGTCGGTGCACCAGGATCAGGTCTTGGAGCCGGCGCCGGGGTTTCAGCGTCTCGCCAGTGGCGCCGAAGTGCCCTGGTATGCCGGCTACCGGGATCGGGTGTTTACCATCCAGGGCCATCCGGAGTTTGATCGCGAATTCTTTCAGGCCCTGATGCAGCGGGTGCGTGAGAAAGCCGGAGACGACGCGGTGGAAGAAGCCCTGGCCGGACTGCCCGCCCAGGATGACACCCCGGCGGTCAGGCGATTCATGCGCGACTGGTTGCGCGGTCATCACGCCCCCGGCCTGCCGGTCTGA
- a CDS encoding bifunctional 4-hydroxy-2-oxoglutarate aldolase/2-dehydro-3-deoxy-phosphogluconate aldolase, which translates to MTGQLSMGFVLGRAPVIPVLAIEEPDHAVPLAEALVAGGLPVLEVTLRTPVALEAVEAIARQVPDALLGVGTFTQADQARSAADAGARFLVSPGFTDRLAVAADAADLPLLPGVATPSELMSAAEAEITHLKFFPAEVNGGIAAVKALGGPFPAARFCPTGGISPRNYLDYLQLPNVLCVGGTWLAPPDAVAAGDWARISALAAGASGRRVPGESRHSEPGAASADWYSVAGEEDPGSADEDLR; encoded by the coding sequence ATGACGGGTCAACTGTCCATGGGTTTTGTTCTGGGCCGGGCGCCGGTGATTCCGGTGCTGGCCATCGAGGAACCGGACCATGCGGTGCCCCTGGCGGAAGCGCTGGTGGCCGGCGGTCTACCGGTGCTGGAGGTCACGCTGCGCACCCCCGTCGCGTTGGAAGCGGTGGAGGCCATTGCCCGGCAGGTGCCGGACGCGCTGCTGGGGGTGGGGACGTTTACCCAGGCGGACCAGGCGCGATCCGCCGCCGATGCCGGCGCCCGATTTCTGGTCAGCCCCGGATTCACGGATCGCCTCGCGGTAGCCGCCGACGCCGCCGATCTGCCCTTGTTGCCAGGGGTGGCAACGCCGTCCGAGCTCATGAGCGCCGCGGAGGCTGAGATCACGCATCTGAAATTTTTTCCGGCGGAGGTGAACGGGGGCATTGCCGCCGTGAAAGCCCTGGGCGGGCCTTTTCCCGCGGCGCGCTTCTGTCCCACCGGCGGAATCAGCCCCCGGAATTACCTGGACTATCTGCAGCTTCCCAATGTGCTGTGCGTTGGCGGGACCTGGCTGGCGCCGCCGGATGCCGTTGCCGCAGGCGACTGGGCAAGAATCAGTGCCCTGGCGGCGGGCGCCTCCGGGCGGCGGGTGCCCGGGGAGAGCCGGCACTCGGAACCCGGTGCCGCCAGCGCTGACTGGTATTCCGTGGCCGGCGAGGAAGACCCCGGTAGCGCCGACGAAGACCTTCGCTGA
- the glk gene encoding glucokinase yields the protein MSIGRPEPTPQLIADIGGTNARFGLVDPDSLAPQPLITLPTRSFQDLSTLTEAALEAHPGPRPAIMACAVAGPVQGDEICLLNAGWAFSVEATRQALGLSRLEVINDWEAQAWAIPALGACHLAPIQSGSAHHRTAPSLALGPGTGLGSALLVPTRDDWQVFPTEGGHISFGPAGAREAEVVLAIQARFGHCSAERMASGTGLEAIHGALRQLDGDHSAPLDARQIADAAEAGDPVAEEAVDLLLNAIASAAGDLALATGARGGVYLGGGLIPALGERFSATAFQARFQAKGRFRDWLAAIPVYRITHPQPALLGLSRYLQGRS from the coding sequence GTGTCTATTGGTCGCCCTGAGCCCACTCCGCAGCTCATTGCGGATATCGGCGGGACCAACGCCCGCTTTGGCCTGGTGGACCCGGACAGCCTGGCACCTCAACCGCTAATCACCCTGCCGACCCGGTCATTTCAGGACTTGAGCACCCTGACCGAAGCGGCCCTGGAAGCCCATCCGGGCCCGCGCCCCGCCATCATGGCCTGTGCGGTGGCAGGACCGGTTCAGGGGGATGAAATTTGCCTGTTGAACGCCGGCTGGGCCTTCTCGGTGGAGGCCACTCGGCAGGCGCTGGGCCTCTCCCGGCTGGAGGTGATTAACGACTGGGAAGCCCAGGCCTGGGCCATTCCCGCGCTGGGTGCCTGTCATCTGGCGCCGATCCAGTCCGGCAGTGCTCATCACCGCACGGCACCCAGCCTGGCACTGGGTCCGGGCACGGGGCTGGGCAGCGCGCTGCTGGTCCCCACTCGTGATGACTGGCAGGTCTTCCCCACCGAGGGTGGGCACATCAGCTTTGGCCCCGCCGGCGCCCGCGAAGCCGAAGTGGTGCTGGCCATTCAGGCACGCTTTGGCCACTGCAGCGCGGAGCGGATGGCGTCAGGCACCGGACTCGAGGCGATTCACGGGGCCCTGAGGCAGCTGGACGGCGACCATTCGGCCCCGCTGGACGCCCGACAGATTGCCGATGCGGCCGAGGCCGGTGACCCGGTGGCTGAAGAAGCCGTGGATCTGTTGCTGAACGCCATTGCCAGTGCCGCCGGCGATCTGGCGCTGGCCACCGGTGCCCGAGGCGGTGTCTATCTGGGAGGCGGACTCATCCCGGCCCTGGGTGAGCGGTTCTCGGCCACGGCCTTCCAGGCCCGGTTTCAGGCCAAGGGGCGTTTCCGGGACTGGCTGGCGGCCATCCCGGTCTACCGCATCACCCACCCGCAGCCGGCGCTCCTGGGGCTGAGCCGATACTTGCAAGGACGATCATGA
- the zwf gene encoding glucose-6-phosphate dehydrogenase, with product METVEPFDLILFGATGDLSMRKLLPALYRRHRSGQLGPDGRIIATARSQMSAEEFLSRAEASLVERLTPEEFTAEGWAGFVQRLVFISVDAEAPRGFQDLADCLADREDRVRVFYLAVAPGHFVAICEHLAAHQLVSARSRVVLEKPLGHDLASAQAISERIGAIFPEEAIYRIDHYLGKETVQNLMALRFGNMLFEPLWRRDWVRDVQISVAEQVGVDGRAGFYDRTGALRDMVQNHLLQLLCIIAMEPPTSLEAGAVRDEKLKVLRALTRLEGKDAMRNTVRGQYRAGAIAGQPVPGYLQEDGVAPDSRTETFVALRTELSNWRWAGVPFYLRTGKRLQDRAAEIIINFRDVPHSIFHVVYGAGQPNRLVIKLQPDEGVRMHMMAKSPGDRMELRPVSLNLDFAEAFQQHQADAYERLLMDVLRGRLTLFMRRDELYAAWNWIEPILQAWDEAADPPKPYVAGTWGPAASSALLGREDASWHEES from the coding sequence TTGGAAACCGTCGAGCCATTTGACCTGATTCTTTTCGGCGCCACCGGCGACCTGTCCATGCGCAAGTTACTGCCCGCGCTTTATCGGCGCCACCGCAGCGGCCAGCTGGGGCCGGACGGACGCATCATTGCCACCGCCCGCAGCCAGATGAGTGCGGAGGAATTTCTCAGCCGCGCCGAGGCTAGCCTCGTCGAGCGGCTCACGCCTGAGGAGTTCACCGCCGAGGGGTGGGCTGGCTTTGTCCAGCGGCTGGTCTTCATCTCCGTGGATGCCGAAGCCCCCCGGGGCTTTCAGGATCTCGCGGACTGCCTGGCAGACCGCGAGGACCGGGTTCGGGTTTTTTACCTTGCGGTAGCGCCCGGACATTTTGTTGCCATTTGCGAGCATCTGGCCGCCCATCAGCTGGTGTCCGCCCGCTCCCGTGTGGTCCTGGAGAAACCGCTGGGCCACGACCTCGCGTCCGCCCAGGCGATCAGCGAGCGGATCGGCGCGATCTTTCCGGAGGAGGCGATCTACCGAATCGACCACTACCTGGGCAAGGAAACAGTCCAGAACCTCATGGCGCTGCGGTTCGGCAACATGCTCTTCGAGCCGCTGTGGCGCCGTGACTGGGTTCGGGACGTCCAGATCAGTGTGGCAGAGCAAGTGGGTGTGGATGGCCGAGCGGGTTTTTATGACCGCACCGGCGCCCTGCGGGACATGGTCCAGAATCACCTGCTTCAGCTGCTGTGCATTATTGCCATGGAACCCCCCACCAGCCTGGAGGCCGGCGCGGTGCGGGATGAAAAGCTCAAGGTGCTGCGCGCGCTGACCCGCCTGGAAGGCAAGGATGCCATGCGCAACACGGTGCGAGGTCAGTACCGGGCCGGGGCGATTGCCGGACAACCCGTGCCGGGCTATCTGCAGGAGGATGGCGTTGCGCCGGACAGCCGCACCGAGACCTTTGTCGCCCTGCGCACCGAGCTGTCCAACTGGCGCTGGGCCGGTGTGCCCTTTTATCTGCGCACCGGCAAGCGGCTGCAGGATCGGGCGGCGGAGATCATCATCAATTTTCGGGATGTCCCCCACTCCATCTTTCACGTGGTCTATGGCGCCGGCCAACCCAACCGGCTGGTGATCAAGCTGCAACCCGATGAGGGCGTGCGGATGCACATGATGGCCAAGAGCCCCGGTGATCGCATGGAACTGCGCCCGGTCTCCCTGAACCTGGACTTTGCCGAAGCCTTTCAGCAGCACCAGGCGGACGCCTATGAGCGGCTGCTCATGGACGTGCTGCGGGGCCGCCTGACGCTGTTCATGCGGCGCGATGAGCTCTATGCCGCCTGGAACTGGATCGAACCGATCCTTCAGGCCTGGGATGAAGCCGCCGATCCGCCCAAGCCCTATGTTGCCGGCACCTGGGGGCCCGCCGCCTCCAGCGCCCTGCTGGGCCGGGAAGACGCCAGTTGGCACGAGGAGTCCTGA
- a CDS encoding RsmB/NOP family class I SAM-dependent RNA methyltransferase: MASDFSPGLGRYLSAAPDAQSFREAMAEPLPTGIWAHPHRLSRHALQELLAAAGLDAQTLPWDPLGLRLDADSDVARHWGYFAGLFQIQEEAARLPVALLDPHPGERVLDLCAAPGNKTAQIALAMDNQGLVVANDLQSRRLPPLRQTVRRLGLLNVLTVRGAGEALPLQTGPFDRVLVDAPCSGEGTWRRLSAERRVRAAAETPAREPLAQRQLRLLERAVRLCRPGGRIVYSTCTFAPEENEAVVDALLTRADGAVAVETARVPGLAVQPGFTHWEGQSYDPQVAKCLRLWPGMTDTGGFFVAVLKKAGRQPADYGGNRAEAGSHGLNHPATGVLQTRFGIDDTHLAGLVISGDGSRYLHYASGEQPWNGRPIPDAHGLAVAGLQMRPVKPTTALALWLGTRATRNRIALGAEAAAAYLQRRPVAAGGFQPATELDGPGWVVVTHAGHPLGVARLTRSGELESLFPKAWVRDQSLGLPV; this comes from the coding sequence GTGGCATCGGATTTTTCCCCGGGGCTGGGGCGTTATCTGTCGGCGGCGCCGGATGCTCAGTCATTTCGCGAGGCCATGGCGGAGCCATTGCCCACCGGGATATGGGCCCATCCCCATCGATTGTCCCGCCACGCCCTACAGGAGCTGCTGGCAGCCGCGGGTCTTGACGCGCAAACGCTCCCCTGGGATCCACTGGGCCTGAGGCTCGACGCCGACAGCGACGTGGCGCGCCATTGGGGCTATTTCGCCGGTTTATTCCAGATCCAGGAAGAGGCGGCGCGGCTGCCGGTGGCGCTGCTTGATCCGCACCCGGGGGAGCGGGTGCTGGACCTGTGTGCCGCCCCGGGGAACAAGACCGCGCAGATCGCCCTGGCCATGGACAATCAGGGCCTGGTGGTGGCCAACGACCTCCAGAGCCGGCGTCTGCCGCCGCTTCGGCAGACCGTGCGGCGCCTGGGCTTGCTGAATGTTCTAACGGTGCGGGGCGCCGGCGAGGCACTGCCGCTGCAAACCGGCCCGTTTGATCGGGTGCTGGTGGATGCGCCCTGTAGCGGTGAAGGCACCTGGCGGCGGTTGTCGGCGGAGCGGCGGGTCCGGGCAGCGGCGGAGACCCCGGCCCGTGAGCCTCTGGCGCAGCGTCAGCTGCGGTTGCTGGAGCGGGCGGTGCGCCTTTGCCGGCCAGGCGGACGGATTGTCTACTCCACCTGCACATTTGCGCCGGAAGAAAACGAAGCGGTGGTGGATGCGCTGCTCACCCGGGCCGACGGGGCGGTCGCCGTTGAGACGGCCCGGGTCCCCGGTCTCGCTGTTCAGCCGGGTTTCACTCACTGGGAAGGCCAATCCTATGATCCCCAGGTGGCGAAGTGTCTGAGGCTTTGGCCGGGGATGACGGACACCGGCGGATTCTTTGTCGCGGTGCTAAAAAAGGCGGGCCGTCAGCCCGCGGATTACGGCGGCAACCGGGCAGAGGCGGGCAGTCACGGCCTCAACCATCCGGCCACCGGGGTTTTGCAGACCCGCTTTGGCATCGATGACACCCACCTGGCCGGCCTCGTGATCAGTGGCGATGGCAGCCGCTACCTGCACTATGCCAGCGGTGAACAGCCATGGAATGGGCGCCCGATTCCGGACGCGCATGGACTGGCCGTGGCGGGGCTTCAGATGAGGCCGGTCAAGCCGACCACGGCGCTGGCGTTGTGGCTTGGCACGCGGGCCACGCGCAATCGGATTGCCCTGGGTGCCGAGGCAGCGGCGGCTTATCTTCAGCGCCGGCCGGTTGCCGCCGGCGGGTTCCAGCCGGCCACCGAGCTGGATGGCCCGGGGTGGGTGGTCGTGACCCATGCCGGCCATCCCCTCGGGGTGGCCCGCCTGACCCGTTCGGGTGAACTCGAGAGCCTGTTCCCGAAGGCCTGGGTACGGGATCAGTCGCTGGGGTTGCCAGTCTGA
- a CDS encoding SUF system Fe-S cluster assembly regulator has translation MIRLNRETDYGVGILALMAREPEARFNAASLAASRGLPQPVVSKILKHLARRGILVSYRGAKGGYGLARRPEDISVAEIITVLEGPIALTDCIEEGQSACQYGENCHVSGVWHQINDAVLKALSEISLAEMTHANPAESIGQSHTLEFTGVRYVR, from the coding sequence ATGATCAGGTTGAACCGGGAAACAGACTACGGTGTAGGCATCCTGGCGCTCATGGCGCGGGAGCCGGAGGCGCGGTTTAACGCGGCTTCACTGGCGGCCTCACGGGGCTTGCCGCAGCCGGTGGTCAGCAAGATCCTCAAGCACCTCGCCCGTCGGGGGATTCTGGTTTCCTATCGCGGCGCCAAAGGCGGCTATGGCCTGGCTCGCCGTCCCGAGGATATCTCGGTTGCCGAGATCATCACCGTACTGGAAGGGCCGATTGCCCTGACCGACTGCATCGAAGAGGGCCAGTCGGCCTGTCAGTACGGCGAAAACTGCCATGTGAGTGGCGTCTGGCACCAAATCAATGATGCGGTGCTCAAGGCGCTCTCCGAGATCAGTCTGGCCGAAATGACCCACGCCAACCCGGCGGAGTCCATCGGTCAGTCCCACACCCTGGAGTTTACCGGAGTGCGTTATGTCCGCTAG
- the pgl gene encoding 6-phosphogluconolactonase, protein MAAREVLESAQRFPSGARAASELASRVSEVIDFAVRARGRASLLVPGGRTPVAVFEALRTRTLPWDQVYISLTDERRVPVTDEASNARLVQTHLLQDRAAAAHFCPIHRESVDDRADEAACGAALGMLPRPFDAVILGMGADGHIASLFPDDPNLARMLDPRNEARCATARAPAEPVRRLTLTFSTLLQSRWMALHISGEDKWATLEAAVASADPHQYPVYALLNQRQVPVRVYWSP, encoded by the coding sequence ATGGCGGCACGTGAGGTTCTCGAGAGTGCTCAGCGATTCCCGAGCGGAGCGCGGGCGGCCAGCGAGCTGGCAAGCCGGGTCAGCGAGGTGATTGACTTCGCGGTCAGAGCCCGGGGGCGGGCCAGTCTGCTGGTGCCTGGCGGGCGAACCCCCGTTGCTGTTTTCGAGGCGCTGCGCACCCGCACACTGCCCTGGGACCAGGTCTACATCAGCCTGACCGATGAGCGCCGGGTGCCCGTGACCGATGAGGCCAGCAATGCCCGGCTGGTCCAGACCCATTTGCTGCAGGATCGCGCCGCCGCGGCGCACTTCTGCCCCATTCATCGGGAATCGGTGGATGATCGCGCCGACGAGGCGGCCTGCGGCGCGGCCCTTGGCATGCTGCCGCGACCCTTTGATGCGGTCATTCTGGGCATGGGGGCGGATGGCCACATCGCCTCGCTATTCCCGGACGATCCGAATCTGGCGCGCATGCTGGATCCGCGAAACGAGGCGCGTTGTGCCACCGCCAGGGCACCCGCCGAGCCGGTGCGGCGGTTGACCCTCACCTTCTCGACACTGCTGCAGAGCCGGTGGATGGCCCTGCACATCAGCGGCGAGGACAAGTGGGCCACGCTGGAAGCCGCGGTGGCCAGTGCCGACCCGCATCAGTATCCCGTCTACGCCCTGTTAAATCAGCGCCAGGTACCCGTCCGTGTCTATTGGTCGCCCTGA